Part of the Terrisporobacter glycolicus ATCC 14880 = DSM 1288 genome is shown below.
AATCATGAATATAAATTCCATTTCCACAAGCGTACACTTTTCTCTTTGAAGTCATATATTCATCATTTACTTCTGGTCCGGTGGTATCTGGATTTAATTTAATTCCACTTCTCATTGCAACTAATCCATCAGATAGTTGTTGTTTAGCAAATAGTATTGAATCACATTCTATTTCAACTTCTTCTTCACCATTACTTATGATTACTTTTTCTACACGACCTTTTCCTTCTATGTTTGATATTTCATAGTTATAGTATATATTTTCTGTTAATCCATAAGTATTTATTTCTTCTTTATCAGAAATGATTCCAACTACCTCAACATTACTTCTTTTTAGTTCTTTTTCAATCATATATAATGTATTCCAACCATCTATAAGAATTTTTCTACCTGGTATTATATTATCCATAGCAAAAATTTTCTTTGCCATTCCTACAGTATATATTCCTGCGCATCTGCTGCCTACCATGGCTATAGCTTTTCTAGATCCTTCTTTTGCTCCATTAGCTAATATAATTTTTTCGCCTTTTATTTTCTCAATGCCATTAGCTGGACTTGTACATAATACTTCATTATTTTCTTCAATTTTTAATACCATTGTATTTAATTTTGTCTCAATGTTATATCTTTCATATTCTTCTATTAAATAAGTTCTATAAAATTTACCTGTTATCTTTAATTCATTACTTATATTATAATTTCCTAAGCACAAAGCACCTCCAAGGATATTGTCTTTTTCAATTACTAATATATTTTTTATGCCTGATTTTTTTGCTTCAATGGCACAAAGCATACCTGCTGCACCACCGCCTACAATTATTAACTCATATGCTTCCATGGATTAATCCTCCTTAAATCCTACTACTGAAGAACTTTCAATATCTTTATTAACTTCACTTATGTCTATATCTAACTCCCTACTTAAGATGTCGCTTATCGGTATCATACAACCAATTCCTTGACATCCTCCCATCATAGCTCTTGTTCTTCTTTTTACTCCATCTAAAGTTCTTGCTCCTAAAGGTCTTTTTATAGAATCTATTATTTCACCTTCTGTAACAAATTCACATTTACATATCATTTTACCATAAGCAGGATTTTCAGCTATTAATTTATTTTTTTCTTCTATACTAAGTTCACTCATTCTTATCATTTTTGTTCTATGTGGTTTAAAGTTTGTTTTTTCTTCTAATTTGATACCATCTTTTATTAAATCTATTACATAATTTGCTATGGCTGGAGCACAAGTTAGGCCAGGGGAATCTATACCTATTACATTGATAAAGTTTTTAACATCTCTTGCTTCTTCAATAATGAAATCTTTAGTTTTAACTTTGGGTCTTATTCCACTAAAAGTATTTAAAACTTTAGCAAAAGGTATTTTTTTCATGGTTTTTTTGCTTTTTTCTATTATTTCATCTATTCCCTCTCTTGTAGTTTTGACATCCTCATCTTCGCTAGGAATAGCATTTGGTCCAATTAATAAATTTCCGTCCACTGTTGGAGTAACTAAAATTCCTTTACTTAAGTCACTTGGTACTTGAAATAAAGTTTTTTTACAAAGCTCACCTGCTGTTTTATCAAGTAAACAATACTCTCCCTTTACCCCTTCTATCTCATATTTAGTTTCACTTACTAGATTATTTAAAAATGCACCAACTAAACCAGCTGCATTTATAATTATTTTCGCTTCTATAGATTCTTTATCATTTATAATAAGTGTATAAGAATCTTCACATTTTTTTATATCAGTTACTTCATATCCTAGTAAAAAATCTACACCATTTTCACAAGCATTTTCAGCAAATGCTAATGTCATTTCATAAGGACTTACTATACCAGAATTTTTCACATGTAAAGCTCCTACTACATCATCATTTATATTTTCTTCTAAATCTAAAACCTCACTTTTACCTAAGATTTCTAATTCATTTATTCCTAATTCTTCTCCATTGGATTTTAGTTTTTTTAATTTTTTAAATTCATCTTCGTTGAAAGCTAATACTAAGGATCCGTTTCTTTTGAAAGAAAAATCTAACTCTTCAGATAAAAATTCTATTATTTTATTTGCCTCTAAATTTAATTTCGCTTTTAATGTTCCTTTTTTTTCATTATATCCACCATGAATAATCCCGCTATTAGCCTTAGATATTCCTTCTGATATATCTTGATTTTTATCTATTACTGCCACATCTAAATTATATTTAGATAATTCTCTGGCAATAGAACAACCTATTACGCCAGCACCTATTATTACAATATCTTTCAAAACTACTCCTCCTTAAATTATTGTCAAATTTAATATTTACTAAATACTTCAAATTTATCAACATTTCATCAATATTATAATCCTCTTAAGATTTATTTTCCATATGTTTTATCATGAAAAATATTTATTATAATCATAAAAAAAACGTATCAATATAATTGATACGTTTTTTTTATTAGGCAGCTAAGCTTTCTTCTTTTAATTTTAAATTATATTTTTGTTTCTTCTCTATGATTATAATTACTCTATCAACTACTAATCCATTCATTATTACAGCTAATAAAGAATAAAATCCCTTATCTAGTCCAAACGTTAATGCTCCACATACAACAACGGCTAAATCTACTATTAATAAAGATATACCTAAGTTTATTGCGGAATACTTGTTAAGTATTTTTGCTAATATATCAGTACCTCCTGTAGAAGCATTTATAGCAAATGTTATACCTATTCCTGCTGCTATTATTAAAGTACCTAATATAACTGCAAATAGTAAATTATTTGTTAACGCATAAGAGTTTATTACTTTTTCCATAAAATCCATTACAAAAGATAGTGCAAAACTCGCATAAATGGTTTTCATTCCAAAATCTCCACCGACTAATATAAAAGCTATTACAAATAGTATCAAATTCCCAAAAAATATAATTGTACCTACAGACAATACAGGAACGTAGTTACTAATAACCAGTGCTAATCCACTTAGTCCACCACCTGCTATTTGGTTTGGTGCATAAAAATATTGTATTCCAAATGCAACTAATATTACCCCTATTGTTACAATAATGTAGTCTCTTATAATTGATATAAAATTATTAGTTTTTTTCATACTTAATTTCCCTTCTCATATTAAAAAAATTATATATTTTGTAACTTAAGTATATATTATACTATATATTTTCAAAAAACATATTAGTTTTTAGTGGCAATAAACTGTTTTCTTAATCATTTTCATGGTTAATTAATTTTTTTATCATGTGATATAATTAATATAGGAGTTGATATTATGTTTTTTATTTGTGGTATTTCCAATGGAGAGAAGAAACTAGATTATGTTCAAACCATGGTTTGTCCTATGTGTGCAGCATTTGGAAGAATAGAAGTTTATATGACTTATATGTGCTTCAGTATTTTCTTTATTCCACTTTTTAAATGGAATAAAAAATACTATATAAAAAGTACTTGTTGTAATAGTATTTATATTTTAAATGATGATTTAGGAGTAAAAATAAGTAGGGGAGAAAATATTGTAATTTCAGAAAATGACTTACAATTAGCAAACTATAATCAGACTACTATAAATAGATGCTCCTACTGCGGGTACATAGGTGATGAAGATTTTCAATATTGCCCTAAATGTGGAGAAAAACTATAATATTATAATAAATAAAAAGAACTAGGTTTAAATCTAGTTCTTTTTTATTCTATGCTTTTTTCACAACGCTTGATTTTAGTTTCATCGCTCCGAAACCATCTATTTTACATTCTATATCATGTCCATCAGCCGCATCAGGAACTAAACGTATGCTTTTAACTTTTGTTCCTATTTTTATAGAAGATGAAGATCCTTTTACTTTAAGGTCTTTTATTACTGTTACAGCATCTCCATCATTTAATATATTTCCGTTTGCATCTTTTATTACATTTTCTTCTGTTGCTTCTTCTGTTTGTGACCATTCATGAGCACATTCTGGGCAAACATATAAAGTTCCATCTTCATAAGTATATTCTGAATTACATTTAGGGCAATTTGGATAATTTTCCATAATATTATTTCCTCTCTTTCTTATGTCCAATTCTTAAAATAGAATTCTTCATTATATAACAGCTTTATAGCCTTTCATATTGTATCATATTTTTATGACTTAGCAATATACCTATATACAATTAGTTTATCTATTTAATAGTTTTTATATGATATTCTACATTAAATAAAAAAGAGAGGAATTATTTCGCTCTCTTTTTATCTTAACTTTATCTTCCAAATGCTTCTTCATAGTCTTTAACAAATTTTTCGATTCCGCTTGTAGTTAATGGATGATTAAACATTTGATTATATAATTTATATGGTATTGTTGCTATATGAGCACCAGCTAAAGCACTTTCATGTACATGCATTGGATGTCTTATACTTGCTGATATTATTTCTGTTTGTATATTGTGTATTTGGAACATTTCACTTATTTGCGAGATTAAATCTATACCTACTGTTCCTATGTCATCTAATCTGCCTACAAATGGGCTTACATAAGTTGCACCAGCTCTTGCAGCCATTAAAGCTTGAACTGCTGAGAATATTAATGTTACGTTAGTTTTTATTCCCTTTTGAGATAATATTTTTACTGCTTTTAGTCCTTCTTTACACATTGGTAATTTTATTACTATATTTTTATGTATTTTAACCAATTCTTTAGCTTCTGTAACCATCTCATCACATTCTAGAGCAATTACTTCTGCACTTATTGGTCCATTAACTATTTCTGTTATTTCTTTCATTGCAGAAACTATATCTCTACCTTCTTTTGCAATTAATGAAGGATTTGTTGTAACTCCACATATAACACCTAATTCTGCAATTTCTCTTATTTCTTCTATATTTGCTGTATCTATGAATAATTTCATTTGCTGTATCTCCTTAAATTATCTAACTATATTTTTTACTGTTTCTTTTATATTTTCAACTGTTAATCCGTGTTTTTCTAATAAAGCATCAGGACTTCCTGATTCTCCAAATACATCTTGTACACCGATTTTTTTAACTACTGTTGGTGCATTTTCACAAACTACAGCAGATACTCTATCTCCTAAACCACCTATAATTGAGTGTTCTTCAACTGTGACTATTCCTTTTGTTTCTTTTGCTGCCTTTATTATTATTTCTTCATCTATAGGTTTTATTGTAGCCATATTAATAACTCTTACATTTATACCTTCTTCTTTAAGTTCTTTAGCCGCTTTTAATGATTTGTGAACCATTATTCCAGTGGAAATTATGGCAACATCATCACCAGACATAAGTTCATTCCCTTTGCCTATTTTGAAATCATATTCATCCGTATATATATCATCTAAAGCTATTCTTCCAAATCTTAAATAAACTGGTGCATCTATTTCAGCTGCTGCTTTTACACATTTACAAGCTTCTATATCATCTGCTGGAGATAATACAACCATATTAGGAAGTGAACACATTAGTGCTATATCTTCTATTGCTTGATGAGACCCTCCATCAGGTCCTACAGTTATTCCTGCATGAGTTGCTGCTATTTTTACATTAGCTTTTGGATAGCATACTGAATTTCTTATTACTTCAAAAGCTCTACCTGCTGCAAATATTGCAAATGTTGTAGCAAAGGGAACTTTTCCTGTGCTCGCAAGTCCTGCTGCCATACCAACCATATTTTGTTCTGCTATTCCCACATTAACAAATCTTTCTGGAAATTCCTTAGCAAACATTTCAGATTTAGTAGCTTTTGATAAATCAGCTTCTAAAACTACTATATCTTTTCTCTCTTTTCCTAATTCTACTAATGTAACTCCATATGATTCTCTAGTTGCTCTTTTCATATAAACCCCTCCCTATCCTATAATTTCTTCTATAGCTTGTTTAGTTTGTTCTGCATTTGGTGCTGCACCATGCCAAGCTGCATTGTCTTCCATGAAAGAAACGCCTTTACCTTTTACAGTATTAGCTATTATACAAGTAGGTTTATTTTTCGTAGATTCTGCATTATTAAATGCTTTTTCTAACTCTTCAAAATCATGACCATTACATTCAACCACATTCCATCCAAAATTAACTATTCTTTCTTTTAAGTTATCATTTGGCATTATTTCACTTGTTCTACCATCTAATTGAATTTTATTATTATCTATAATAGCTACTAAATTATCTAATTTGTATTTGTTAGCTGCCATTATAGCTTCCCAGATTATTCCCTCTTGAATCTCACCATCTCCAAGGGCAACATATACTCTTCCAGTTGATTTATTAATTTTGTATCCTAAAGCTATTCCACATGCATTTGACATACCTTGTCCTAAAGATCCTGTTGATATGTCTACACCTGGGCATTTTTTTGCATCTGGATGACCTTGAAGTATTGAGCCTAATTCTCTTAAATTATTTAACTCTTCTTTATCAAAAAATCCTTTTTTTGCAAGTGTTGCATAAAGTGCTGGCGCTGCATGACCTTTACTTAACACAAATCTATCCCTGTCATCTGCTTTTGGATTTTTTACATCCACATTCATTTTTTCAAAATAAAGATAAGTTAATATATCTATAACAGAAAGAGATCCTCCTGGATGTCCTGAACCTGCTTTATTTATCATTTGAATAATATCTTGTCTCAATTCTTTTGATATTTCTACTAAATTTTCCTTGTTCATTTAATCTTTCCTCCTCAATTATTATGATTTTGGGTATAAAAATTGAGGAATAAACAATTCCTCAATTTTTATATATATTAAGCTGCTTCCTCAGTATTTTTTTCTTCTTTATTTTTAGAAAATACACTTATAGCAACTAGTAATACAAATATTCCTACTAGAACTGCTGTTAAGCCATTTCCACCTATAAATTCTTGAATTTTTCCTAAGAATATACCTGCAACTCCAAAGTCTGCATCTGAGAATGTAGAGTTTGCAAATCCTAAGTTCCCAAGTACAGGTAATAATGCTATTGGTAAGAATGATATTAGTACACCATTTGCAAATGACCCTACTATAGCTCCTCTTCTACCACCAGTTGAGTTCCCAAACACTGCTGCAGTTGCTCCACAGAAGAAATGAGGTACAACACCTGGTATTATCATTACTAATCCTAAAGCTCCCATGATTCCCATAGAAACTACTCCTCCTAAGAATGAACATATAAACCCTATTAAAACTGCATTTTGTGCATATGGGAATACTATCGGGCAATCTAGAGCTGGTTTTGAGTTTGGAACTAACTTACTTGATATACCTTTAAATGCTGGTACTATTTCGTTAAGTACTAATCTAACACCATTTTGTATTAATATAAATCCTGCTGCAAATGTTAATGCTTGGATTAATGCAAATACTAAGAAGTTGTCTCCACCTGATAATTTTGTTTCAACAAATTCTGGTCCTGCTGCTATTGCAACTATAACATAAAGAATTAACATTGTTATTGAAACTGATACTACTGAGTCTCTTAAGAAACTTAAAGATTTTGGAACTTTCATTTCTTCAGTTGATTTAGAATTTTTACCAACAACTTTTCCTATTAATGCTGATAATGCATATCCTGTTCCTGAAAAATGTCCCATTGCTACTGAATCATTTTTAGTTATTTTTTTCATAAAAGGTTGTAACATTGCTGGTGATAATACCATTATTAAACCTAAAGCTAATGAACCTGTGAATATTAATTGTACTCCACTCATTCCACCTGACGCTAATATAACAGCTATCATACAAGACATAAATAAAGTATGATGCCCTGTTAGGAATATATATTTAAACTTTGTGAATCTTGCTATTATTATATTTGCTACCATACCAAATGCCATAATTAAAGCTGTTGCTGTACCGAATTCATCTATAGCCATTGCAACTATTGCTTCATTATTTGGTATAACACCTGATATATTAAATCCTTTTTCAAACATTACACCAAATGGTTCTAATGATCCAACTATAACTCCTGCTGCTGCACTAATTACAACAAATCCAACCATCGCTTTTAAAGTTGATTTTATTATTACATCTACAGGTTTCTTTTGAAGTAACAAACCTATTAAAACTATAATACCTACTAATACCGCTGGTTCCGATATAAAATCTACTAATACTTTTAAAAATCCTGTCATTTTAACTTCCCCTCATTCTGATTTTTAGTAAAACGTTTTTATGACTATTATTTTTTACCCCTTTTATTTATAAAAAGGGGATATTGATTAAGCTCCTATTTTTTCTTGTATCTTAGCTTTTAATTCATCTCTATCTAATAAAGAATCTAACACTATTAATTCTGGTAAGTGACTTGCACTATCTGCTAAATCTGCACCAGTTACGAATATATCTGCATCTGATGCTGTTACATCTGCTAATGAAGTATGACTAGCTTCATATTGATCAGCTACACCTAGTTCATTTAATACATCTGTTATATTCATTTCTACCATAAAACTTGATCCTAATCCTGATCCACAAACTGCCATTATTTTTTTCATATTAAAATACCTCCATTAATTGTTGTTCTGTTTCTACCTTTAGTAAATTATTAAATTTATCTTTATTCATACATACATCTGCAATTTTTCTCATAAGTCCTAAGTGTGACTCATTATCTTTTGCTGATAATGTGAAGAATACTCTAACTGTTTTTCCCATAAAATCTACTGGTTCATTTAATTTTAAAATGCAAAGTCCTTCTTCTATTGCTCCATCTTCTGGTCTAGCATGAGGCATGCATATATCCTCTGCTATGCAAAAATATGGTCCAAATTCTACTATTTTATTTACTATTGCATCATAATATCTATTTTCAACTACTCCCTCTGCTTCTAACATATCGCATGACAGTTTTATAGCCTCCATGTAGTTATCTACTTTATCTAATATTTTTACTAACATTCCCGTTTCTCCCTTAGCTAAACTATAGATTTTAAATCCTCATATGATTTAGCATTTTTAAATTTCTTTATATTATCATCCTTAATCAATATATTTGTTAAATTAATTAAGTTCTTATTTTCTTCTTTATTTGCAAGGACCACTATAGTCTTTACTGTTGATTTGTTTTTACTTCCAAAATCTATTGGACTTTTCAAATTCAATATACTAACAGCATTTTCTACTACATTTTCTGGAGTAGCATGTACAAAAGCTATCTCAGGTATAAACATCATATAGTTTCCCAAAGTTTCTATAACTCTTATAGAATCATTTACATATGCTTTTTCTATCTTTCTATCTTTAATTAAAGGTTTTGCTGCTATTTCTATTGCTTCTCTCCAATCCTCTATAGATTGTTCAAACTGTGCATACTTTTCTAGTATTATCTTAGTTAAATCACTTTCATTCTCATTTTTAACTTTGTCTGCTAAGTATTTACAGTTTTTTTCATACCATATACTATAGATTTCTGATTTTATTTTTTGTGAATCTCCTGATTCTAGTAGAGGATTCACTTGTATAACTTTATAGTCTTCTATTTGTAAAGGGACAGTTGAAACTATAAAGTCAATTTCTTCATTTAAGTAATCATCCACATCTTTCAATCTACAAATTGATTGTATCTTTATTTCAGGAATCATTAGATTCATTCTTGATTTTAATAAGCTTGATGTTGCTAAACCTCCGTTACAAACCACTAATACATTAGCACTAAAGTTTCCTTTTGCGTACTTTTCAAAAATTGTTCCAAAGTACATGGCCATATAAGCTATTTCTGCCTCTGGAAACTCTACTCCTATAATATCTTTCTTTTTGCTTAGTATTTCTTCAGTAATTCCATATATAAAGGACATTTTGTACTTAATTTCTTCTAAGAGAGGATTATTAATTACTAAATTATTCTCCACTCTGTAAATAGCAATTTCCAAATGAAGTTGCATCTGTCTAATAAATTCAGCATCTGAATCTACTTCAATGTTTAACATTGTGTATAACTCAGATAAAACTTCTGATGTTATTTTATTTATTTTTTCTTCTTTATTTAAATTAAAATCCTTTGCTATTTTTGCACCCTTAAATATTTTTAGTAAATATTCTATCTTGTCATTATGGATCTTTTTATTAATTACTTTTTCTATAATATTTTTTAATGTTTTAAATTCACTATTTTCATCATCAGTATTCATATCTAGTTTAACTTCTTGATTATTTAATACTCTTGATAAAGTGAATAATATTATTATTTCTAATTCTTCTAATGATTCTTCAGTATATTGAATGCCTTTTTCTTCTTCTACAGTTTCTATAATTGTTTTAATATATTCCTCATTTATATTACTGTATTTATATAGCCATTTATAAATTTCTTTATCCTGACCTTCAGATAATCTACTATATAATTTTAAGAAAGCATCTCCCAACTTTTCATCATTATTTTCCTCTATGAAAGTTCCATGATAAGATTTTTTTGAGATACTAATATCAAATTCTTTTAATTTTACTTCAGCTAATTTTAAATCATTAACTAAAGTATTCTTACTTACTTCTATATACTCTGATAATTCTTCTATGGTAGCATTTCCTTTTATCATTAAGATTAATGCTATCATTAAGGCTCTTTCTTCTGGTGAATATAACTTATTTTTATATCCCTTAAGAATATGATCTATACTTTCTCCTTTTTTGATGATCAACTTAACTCCAACCTTTGGTTTTCTTTCAAGTTTTGCATCGCAATCTTTTAATAATGTTTTTATACAATCTAAATCATTTCTAATAGTTCTTACACTAACGTCAAAAACCTTAGCTATATTTTCAATTGTTGTCCATTCTGAACTATTTTGTAAAAAATCAATTATATTAATTTGTCTTTTATTAAGTACTATCAATTCGTCCCCTCCTGAATTACCTTACAACTATATTCTATAAAGTTTTATATTTTTTAACTATACCAATTCATTTCATTTATTGTGGCAATTTTTATAATTTACTATCTTATATTAACAAAAAAAGAAGACATTTATATATATCTTCTTTTTTTTACGCAAAAATATTTAATATTTTTAATTATATTTCTATATTTATTTTTATCTAGTTCTCCAAGTATAGTTATAAAAATTTAGCATCTTGATATAAGTCCCCAGCTAAATCTTTTAATAAAGTTTTATTCATTATCTTGTATCTTCCACCTTCTCTTTTTAATACGCCTTTCTTACATAATGTATTGAATGTTCTAAGTAAGTGCCTATAACTACTTCCCAAAAGTTCAGCTATATTATTTAAATTTTCATCAAAATCAATATATAAATCATCTCCATAAATCAATGATTCATTGATGTAACTAGCCAATCTATTTTCCAATGGATAAAGTAAATTAATAGAACTATTCATACTAACGGCAGCCAACTTTTCTGCTAAACTTTCGCAAGTAAATTTTAAAAATTTATTATCTTTAATTAATTTTAACCTTGCTTTTTCCATTGGTATTGCCAAACAATAACAAGTACTTAAAGCTTGAATTGTACCTGTTGCACTTTGATTTTTTACAATTTCTATATCTCCTATTACTCTGAAAGGTTTATAAAAATCAAGAAGCAAACTTCTACCATTAGGCAATGTTTTAAACACCTTTGCTTTACCTTGTATAAAAAACAACAAATATTCTAAGTCTTCATCTTCCCTTATCAAATATTCATTTTTCTCAAATTTTAATAATCTCATATGATTTTTCATATCATCTATGAAAATTTTCTGCATATTTAACTCATTATAGTAATTTTCTATTATAAATGAATCTTCTATTTTCTTCACCTAAACTCCACCTTTATTTTTTACTTAATTAAAATTCTACATTTACAGGTGACATATGTCATTATTTTTATTATTTTTTTGTGTTATTTTATATATTATTCATAAGGAGGGATTTATAATGAATTATTTTGTTTCAATTTTTACGGGAATTATACTTTCAATAATGATTTCTTTAAATGGGCAAGTAAGCAATCTTGCTGGAAATTATGCTTCTAGCATTATCATTCATTTTGTGGGTTTAATCGGAATTATACTTGTTCTTATTTTTACAAAATCAAAAATAGGCAATTTAAAAGATATACCTTTTTATATGTTTACAGGCGGTCTTATTGGTATTCTAACAGTTTTATTTACTAATGCTAGTTTTGTGGGTCTTGGTGTTTCATTAACTGTTTCTCTTTCTTTATTAGGTCAATTAGTAACATCTCTTATTATCGATCATTTTGGATACTTTAATATGCCTGTAGTTGAATTTGATAAAAAGAAAATTTTAGGATTAGTCATCATTGTTGCTGGTATTTATGTGATGACTTTATCATAAGGAGGTAAGTTATGATATATATATTATTTGCAATTTTATGTGGGGTTTCAAACGTATTATCTAGATCTGTAAACTTTGTTCTATCAGAAAAAATAGGAATGTATCAAAGTACATTGTTCAATTATATTTTGGGTCTTTCTGGCTCTTTTTTACTACTATTAATTAGTGGTGAG
Proteins encoded:
- a CDS encoding FAD-dependent oxidoreductase; this translates as MEAYELIIVGGGAAGMLCAIEAKKSGIKNILVIEKDNILGGALCLGNYNISNELKITGKFYRTYLIEEYERYNIETKLNTMVLKIEENNEVLCTSPANGIEKIKGEKIILANGAKEGSRKAIAMVGSRCAGIYTVGMAKKIFAMDNIIPGRKILIDGWNTLYMIEKELKRSNVEVVGIISDKEEINTYGLTENIYYNYEISNIEGKGRVEKVIISNGEEEVEIECDSILFAKQQLSDGLVAMRSGIKLNPDTTGPEVNDEYMTSKRKVYACGNGIYIHDYIEEIERESVLLIEEIINN
- a CDS encoding NAD(P)/FAD-dependent oxidoreductase; amino-acid sequence: MKDIVIIGAGVIGCSIARELSKYNLDVAVIDKNQDISEGISKANSGIIHGGYNEKKGTLKAKLNLEANKIIEFLSEELDFSFKRNGSLVLAFNEDEFKKLKKLKSNGEELGINELEILGKSEVLDLEENINDDVVGALHVKNSGIVSPYEMTLAFAENACENGVDFLLGYEVTDIKKCEDSYTLIINDKESIEAKIIINAAGLVGAFLNNLVSETKYEIEGVKGEYCLLDKTAGELCKKTLFQVPSDLSKGILVTPTVDGNLLIGPNAIPSEDEDVKTTREGIDEIIEKSKKTMKKIPFAKVLNTFSGIRPKVKTKDFIIEEARDVKNFINVIGIDSPGLTCAPAIANYVIDLIKDGIKLEEKTNFKPHRTKMIRMSELSIEEKNKLIAENPAYGKMICKCEFVTEGEIIDSIKRPLGARTLDGVKRRTRAMMGGCQGIGCMIPISDILSRELDIDISEVNKDIESSSVVGFKED
- a CDS encoding YitT family protein, whose product is MKKTNNFISIIRDYIIVTIGVILVAFGIQYFYAPNQIAGGGLSGLALVISNYVPVLSVGTIIFFGNLILFVIAFILVGGDFGMKTIYASFALSFVMDFMEKVINSYALTNNLLFAVILGTLIIAAGIGITFAINASTGGTDILAKILNKYSAINLGISLLIVDLAVVVCGALTFGLDKGFYSLLAVIMNGLVVDRVIIIIEKKQKYNLKLKEESLAA
- a CDS encoding zinc ribbon domain-containing protein, producing the protein MFFICGISNGEKKLDYVQTMVCPMCAAFGRIEVYMTYMCFSIFFIPLFKWNKKYYIKSTCCNSIYILNDDLGVKISRGENIVISENDLQLANYNQTTINRCSYCGYIGDEDFQYCPKCGEKL
- a CDS encoding zinc ribbon domain-containing protein YjdM produces the protein MENYPNCPKCNSEYTYEDGTLYVCPECAHEWSQTEEATEENVIKDANGNILNDGDAVTVIKDLKVKGSSSSIKIGTKVKSIRLVPDAADGHDIECKIDGFGAMKLKSSVVKKA
- the fsa gene encoding fructose-6-phosphate aldolase, which translates into the protein MKLFIDTANIEEIREIAELGVICGVTTNPSLIAKEGRDIVSAMKEITEIVNGPISAEVIALECDEMVTEAKELVKIHKNIVIKLPMCKEGLKAVKILSQKGIKTNVTLIFSAVQALMAARAGATYVSPFVGRLDDIGTVGIDLISQISEMFQIHNIQTEIISASIRHPMHVHESALAGAHIATIPYKLYNQMFNHPLTTSGIEKFVKDYEEAFGR
- a CDS encoding transketolase family protein, producing MKRATRESYGVTLVELGKERKDIVVLEADLSKATKSEMFAKEFPERFVNVGIAEQNMVGMAAGLASTGKVPFATTFAIFAAGRAFEVIRNSVCYPKANVKIAATHAGITVGPDGGSHQAIEDIALMCSLPNMVVLSPADDIEACKCVKAAAEIDAPVYLRFGRIALDDIYTDEYDFKIGKGNELMSGDDVAIISTGIMVHKSLKAAKELKEEGINVRVINMATIKPIDEEIIIKAAKETKGIVTVEEHSIIGGLGDRVSAVVCENAPTVVKKIGVQDVFGESGSPDALLEKHGLTVENIKETVKNIVR
- a CDS encoding transketolase; translated protein: MNKENLVEISKELRQDIIQMINKAGSGHPGGSLSVIDILTYLYFEKMNVDVKNPKADDRDRFVLSKGHAAPALYATLAKKGFFDKEELNNLRELGSILQGHPDAKKCPGVDISTGSLGQGMSNACGIALGYKINKSTGRVYVALGDGEIQEGIIWEAIMAANKYKLDNLVAIIDNNKIQLDGRTSEIMPNDNLKERIVNFGWNVVECNGHDFEELEKAFNNAESTKNKPTCIIANTVKGKGVSFMEDNAAWHGAAPNAEQTKQAIEEIIG
- a CDS encoding PTS ascorbate transporter subunit IIC encodes the protein MTGFLKVLVDFISEPAVLVGIIVLIGLLLQKKPVDVIIKSTLKAMVGFVVISAAAGVIVGSLEPFGVMFEKGFNISGVIPNNEAIVAMAIDEFGTATALIMAFGMVANIIIARFTKFKYIFLTGHHTLFMSCMIAVILASGGMSGVQLIFTGSLALGLIMVLSPAMLQPFMKKITKNDSVAMGHFSGTGYALSALIGKVVGKNSKSTEEMKVPKSLSFLRDSVVSVSITMLILYVIVAIAAGPEFVETKLSGGDNFLVFALIQALTFAAGFILIQNGVRLVLNEIVPAFKGISSKLVPNSKPALDCPIVFPYAQNAVLIGFICSFLGGVVSMGIMGALGLVMIIPGVVPHFFCGATAAVFGNSTGGRRGAIVGSFANGVLISFLPIALLPVLGNLGFANSTFSDADFGVAGIFLGKIQEFIGGNGLTAVLVGIFVLLVAISVFSKNKEEKNTEEAA
- a CDS encoding PTS sugar transporter subunit IIB, giving the protein MKKIMAVCGSGLGSSFMVEMNITDVLNELGVADQYEASHTSLADVTASDADIFVTGADLADSASHLPELIVLDSLLDRDELKAKIQEKIGA
- a CDS encoding PTS sugar transporter subunit IIA; the encoded protein is MLVKILDKVDNYMEAIKLSCDMLEAEGVVENRYYDAIVNKIVEFGPYFCIAEDICMPHARPEDGAIEEGLCILKLNEPVDFMGKTVRVFFTLSAKDNESHLGLMRKIADVCMNKDKFNNLLKVETEQQLMEVF